Proteins found in one Serratia plymuthica genomic segment:
- a CDS encoding threonine/serine exporter: MSLLWALLQEMLLAAVPALGFAMLFNVPLRALRYCALLGAAGRGSRMLMIHAGMNIEWASFLAAILIGMIGIYWSRWLLAHPKVFTVAAVIPMFPGISAYTAMITVVEISHLGYSEALMATMMTHFLKACFIVGALSIGLSLPGLWLYRKRPGV, encoded by the coding sequence ATGAGTCTGTTGTGGGCTTTGCTGCAAGAGATGCTGCTGGCGGCGGTGCCGGCGCTGGGTTTCGCTATGCTGTTCAACGTGCCGCTGCGCGCGCTGCGCTACTGCGCTCTGCTCGGCGCGGCAGGCCGGGGCTCGCGCATGCTGATGATCCATGCGGGCATGAACATCGAATGGGCGTCTTTTCTGGCGGCGATTTTAATCGGCATGATCGGTATTTACTGGTCGCGTTGGTTGTTGGCGCACCCGAAAGTGTTTACCGTGGCGGCGGTGATCCCGATGTTCCCGGGCATCTCCGCTTATACCGCGATGATCACCGTGGTGGAGATTTCGCACCTGGGTTACAGCGAGGCGCTGATGGCTACCATGATGACCCATTTTCTCAAGGCGTGTTTTATCGTTGGCGCGTTATCGATAGGGCTGTCATTGCCGGGGTTGTGGCTGTATAGAAAACGTCCTGGGGTATAA
- the folA gene encoding type 3 dihydrofolate reductase codes for MIISLIAALAADRVIGMENAMPWHLPADLAWFKRNTLNKPVIMGRKTFESIGRPLPGRHNIVLSSRPGSETGVTWATSLDEALAAAGDVEEVMVMGGGHIYTQFLARADRMYLTHIDAEVGGDTHFPDYEPDEWETSFSEFHDADELNSHSYCFEILERR; via the coding sequence ATGATTATCAGCCTGATCGCTGCCTTGGCGGCGGATCGCGTTATTGGCATGGAAAACGCCATGCCGTGGCACCTGCCGGCGGACTTAGCGTGGTTTAAACGTAACACGCTGAATAAACCGGTTATTATGGGCCGTAAAACGTTCGAGTCCATTGGTCGTCCGCTGCCGGGCCGCCATAACATCGTTTTAAGCAGCCGTCCCGGCAGTGAAACCGGGGTGACCTGGGCCACGTCTCTGGACGAAGCGCTGGCTGCGGCCGGTGATGTCGAAGAAGTGATGGTCATGGGCGGTGGGCATATCTACACCCAGTTCCTGGCCCGTGCTGACCGCATGTATCTGACGCATATCGACGCCGAAGTCGGCGGCGACACCCATTTCCCGGACTATGAGCCGGACGAGTGGGAAACTTCGTTCAGCGAATTCCATGACGCTGACGAACTGAACTCTCACAGCTACTGCTTTGAGATTTTAGAGCGCCGTTGA
- a CDS encoding PhoX family protein produces the protein MTSKIEQLDADRLTDPTRRKLLLGSAGAVGLAGFLGGGIWTVSAEALAEDLPPNKLLGFKGIAASTADEVVIAPGYRAEVLISWGEPLVEGAAAFDPQGNNSAADQEKQFGDNNDGMSFFPIDDNHGVMAINNEYVNEQYLFAHGGSKATSLEDVRKSQAAHGVSIVAVKRAGDSQRWEVERPSRYNRRITANTEMQFSGPAAGHPLLQTAADPSGRKVLGTFGNCANGKTPWGTYLTCEENFDTYFGTHQADYKTTAEQKRYTLKVSEPERNWPDYDERFDVAKNPNEFNRHGWIVEIDPMNPTSTPIKHTALGRFKHENAAVTVAKDGRLVVYMGDDERGEHIYKYVSRGLVDIANPANNRSLLDEGTLYVAQFDGDAAGTPLKGTGRWIALEFGKNGLTPENGFRDEAEVLIFARKAAAQVGATKMDRPEWIAVNPHDGRAYCTLTNNSKRGEEGMPLNAANPRPNNVYGQIIRWDEGGDATATSFTWDIYALCGNPIAHPEGVNRGSPNITADNTFNSPDGLGFDKTGRLWILTDGKYSNKGDYAGQGNNQMLVGDPLSGEIRRFMVGPKSCELTGITFTPDYKTMFVNVQHPGEEGDSHFPNNSPRPRSSVLMITREDGGVIGA, from the coding sequence ATGACGAGCAAAATTGAGCAATTAGACGCCGACCGCCTGACCGATCCCACCCGTCGTAAACTGCTGCTCGGCAGCGCGGGCGCCGTGGGCCTGGCGGGTTTCCTTGGCGGCGGCATCTGGACGGTTTCCGCCGAGGCGCTGGCCGAGGATTTGCCACCGAACAAACTGCTGGGCTTTAAAGGCATTGCGGCCTCCACTGCGGATGAGGTGGTGATCGCGCCGGGGTATCGCGCCGAGGTGCTGATCTCCTGGGGGGAGCCGTTGGTGGAGGGCGCCGCCGCGTTTGACCCCCAGGGCAACAACAGCGCTGCCGATCAGGAAAAACAGTTTGGCGACAACAATGACGGCATGAGCTTCTTCCCGATTGATGACAATCACGGCGTGATGGCCATCAACAACGAATACGTTAACGAGCAATATCTGTTCGCCCACGGCGGCAGCAAGGCCACCAGCCTGGAGGACGTACGTAAATCCCAGGCGGCGCACGGCGTTTCCATCGTGGCGGTGAAGCGCGCCGGGGATAGCCAACGCTGGGAGGTGGAGCGCCCTTCGCGCTATAACCGCCGTATCACCGCCAACACCGAGATGCAGTTCAGCGGCCCGGCCGCCGGTCATCCGCTGCTGCAAACCGCGGCCGATCCCAGCGGACGCAAGGTGCTGGGCACTTTCGGCAACTGCGCCAACGGCAAAACTCCCTGGGGCACCTATCTGACCTGCGAAGAGAATTTCGATACCTATTTCGGTACCCACCAGGCCGATTACAAGACCACGGCGGAACAGAAGCGCTATACGCTGAAGGTCAGCGAACCCGAGCGCAACTGGCCGGACTATGACGAGCGTTTTGACGTGGCGAAGAACCCGAACGAATTCAACCGCCACGGTTGGATCGTCGAAATCGACCCGATGAACCCCACGTCAACGCCAATCAAACACACTGCGCTGGGCCGCTTCAAGCATGAAAATGCCGCAGTGACCGTTGCCAAAGACGGGCGTCTGGTGGTGTACATGGGCGACGACGAGCGTGGCGAGCATATCTATAAGTATGTCTCCAGGGGCCTGGTCGATATCGCCAATCCGGCCAATAACCGCAGCCTGCTCGATGAAGGCACACTGTATGTGGCGCAGTTTGACGGTGACGCTGCCGGTACGCCGCTGAAGGGGACGGGGCGCTGGATTGCGCTGGAGTTCGGCAAAAACGGCCTGACGCCGGAAAACGGCTTCCGCGATGAGGCGGAGGTGTTGATCTTCGCGCGCAAGGCCGCGGCGCAGGTGGGGGCGACCAAAATGGATCGCCCTGAATGGATCGCCGTGAACCCTCATGACGGGCGCGCTTATTGCACGCTGACCAATAACAGCAAGCGTGGCGAGGAAGGGATGCCGCTGAACGCCGCCAATCCGCGACCGAACAACGTTTACGGCCAGATTATCCGCTGGGATGAGGGCGGCGACGCCACCGCCACCTCTTTTACCTGGGATATTTATGCGCTGTGCGGCAACCCGATCGCGCACCCGGAAGGGGTCAATCGCGGTTCGCCGAATATCACTGCGGATAACACCTTCAACAGCCCGGACGGGCTGGGTTTTGATAAGACGGGGCGCCTGTGGATCCTCACCGACGGCAAGTACAGCAACAAGGGCGATTATGCCGGGCAGGGAAATAACCAAATGCTGGTGGGGGACCCGCTGAGCGGTGAAATCCGCCGCTTTATGGTTGGGCCGAAATCGTGCGAGCTGACCGGCATCACCTTCACGCCGGATTACAAGACGATGTTCGTCAACGTGCAGCACCCAGGGGAAGAAGGCGATTCTCATTTCCCGAACAACAGCCCGCGTCCGCGTTCGTCAGTATTGATGATTACGCGTGAGGATGGCGGGGTGATTGGCGCTTAA
- the apaH gene encoding bis(5'-nucleosyl)-tetraphosphatase (symmetrical) ApaH, protein MSTYLIGDVHGCFDELQSLLAQAAFDPQNDRLWLTGDLVARGPGSLDVLRYVRSLGPAVRMVLGNHDLHLLAVYAGISRNKPKDRITPLLEAPDADELINWLRRQPVLQVDEELKLVMAHAGITPQWDIETAQVCAREVEAVLSSDSYPLFLDAMYGDMPNNWIPELSGLARLRFSTNALTRMRYCFPNGQLDMICKDAPGTAPAPLKPWFELPRLVDPEYTIIFGHWASLEGKGTPEGIVGLDTGCCWGGDLTMLRWEDQQYFTQPSNRRDILDGANTLAAS, encoded by the coding sequence ATGTCGACATATCTTATCGGCGACGTTCATGGCTGTTTTGATGAACTGCAGTCGCTATTGGCTCAGGCTGCCTTCGATCCGCAAAACGATCGGCTGTGGCTGACCGGCGATCTGGTCGCCCGTGGCCCCGGTTCTCTGGACGTATTGCGCTACGTGCGTTCGCTCGGCCCTGCAGTGCGCATGGTGTTGGGCAACCACGATCTGCATTTGCTGGCCGTCTATGCCGGCATTAGCCGCAACAAACCCAAAGACCGCATCACCCCACTGCTGGAAGCCCCGGACGCCGATGAGCTGATCAACTGGCTGCGCCGCCAACCGGTGCTGCAGGTGGATGAAGAGCTTAAACTGGTGATGGCGCATGCCGGCATCACGCCACAGTGGGACATCGAAACCGCCCAGGTGTGCGCCCGCGAAGTAGAAGCGGTACTGAGCAGCGACAGCTATCCGTTGTTCCTGGATGCCATGTACGGCGATATGCCGAACAATTGGATCCCGGAACTGAGTGGGTTGGCGCGCCTGCGTTTCAGCACCAATGCGCTGACGCGCATGCGTTACTGTTTCCCGAACGGCCAGCTCGACATGATCTGTAAAGATGCGCCGGGCACTGCCCCTGCGCCGCTGAAACCCTGGTTTGAATTGCCGCGTTTAGTGGATCCTGAATACACCATTATTTTTGGTCATTGGGCATCGCTGGAAGGTAAAGGCACGCCAGAGGGCATCGTGGGCCTCGATACCGGCTGTTGTTGGGGAGGCGATCTGACCATGTTGCGCTGGGAAGACCAGCAGTACTTCACTCAACCTTCGAACCGCCGCGACATACTCGACGGCGCGAATACGCTGGCAGCGTCATAA
- the apaG gene encoding Co2+/Mg2+ efflux protein ApaG: MIDSPRVCIQVQSIYVESQSIPEEERYVFAYTITIRNLGRFNVQLLGRYWLITNANGRQTEVQGEGVVGEQPLIQPGGEFQYTSGAILETPLGTMEGHYEMVDHQGQPFRTAIPVFRLAIPTLIH; the protein is encoded by the coding sequence ATGATTGATTCGCCCCGTGTATGTATTCAGGTACAAAGTATCTACGTGGAATCACAGTCGATACCTGAAGAAGAACGTTACGTCTTCGCTTATACCATCACCATCCGCAACCTGGGGCGTTTCAACGTGCAGCTGCTGGGTCGTTATTGGCTAATCACCAACGCCAATGGCCGCCAAACCGAAGTTCAGGGCGAAGGCGTGGTCGGCGAACAGCCGCTCATCCAGCCCGGCGGCGAATTCCAATATACCAGCGGCGCGATCCTTGAAACGCCGCTGGGCACCATGGAAGGCCATTACGAAATGGTTGATCATCAGGGTCAACCGTTCCGCACCGCTATTCCCGTGTTCCGCTTAGCTATCCCAACGCTGATTCACTAA
- the rsmA gene encoding 16S rRNA (adenine(1518)-N(6)/adenine(1519)-N(6))-dimethyltransferase RsmA: MNNRVHQGHFARKRFGQNFLTDQFVIDSIVSAIHPQPGEAVVEIGPGLGALTEPVGARMDRMTVIELDRDLAARLANHPQLKDKLTIHQQDAMTVNFAEMAEQAGQPLRVFGNLPYNISTPLMFHLFSYTQAIRDMHFMLQKEVVNRLVAGPNSKAYGRLTVMAQYYCNVIPVLEVPPTSFTPAPKVDSAVVRLVPHQVNPNPVGDVRMLSRIATQAFNQRRKTVRNSLGDLFTPEQLTELGVDPALRAENISVAQYCKLANWLSANPAPQQ, from the coding sequence ATGAATAACAGAGTCCACCAAGGGCACTTTGCCCGCAAACGCTTTGGACAAAACTTTTTAACCGATCAGTTTGTCATCGATAGCATCGTCTCCGCCATTCACCCGCAGCCGGGCGAAGCGGTGGTTGAGATCGGCCCCGGCCTGGGCGCACTGACCGAGCCGGTCGGCGCACGCATGGACCGCATGACGGTGATTGAGCTGGACCGCGATCTGGCGGCCCGCCTGGCAAACCACCCGCAGCTGAAAGACAAACTGACCATTCACCAGCAAGATGCCATGACGGTGAATTTCGCCGAAATGGCCGAGCAGGCCGGCCAACCGCTGCGCGTGTTTGGCAACCTGCCGTATAACATTTCGACGCCGCTGATGTTCCACCTTTTCAGCTATACTCAGGCCATTCGCGACATGCACTTTATGTTGCAAAAAGAGGTAGTCAACCGCCTGGTTGCCGGCCCGAACAGCAAAGCCTACGGGCGTTTGACCGTGATGGCGCAGTACTACTGCAACGTGATCCCGGTGCTGGAAGTGCCACCAACCTCGTTCACGCCGGCGCCGAAAGTGGACTCCGCCGTGGTACGTCTGGTGCCGCACCAGGTGAACCCGAACCCGGTGGGCGACGTGCGTATGCTGAGCCGCATTGCAACTCAGGCATTCAACCAACGCCGGAAAACCGTTCGCAACAGCCTGGGCGATCTGTTCACCCCAGAGCAGTTGACGGAATTGGGTGTCGATCCGGCGTTAAGAGCAGAGAATATTTCTGTGGCGCAATACTGTAAGCTGGCTAACTGGCTTTCAGCCAACCCCGCGCCGCAGCAATAA
- the pdxA gene encoding 4-hydroxythreonine-4-phosphate dehydrogenase PdxA codes for MHNNNRIVITPGEPAGVGPDLVAALAQQDWPVELVVCADPALLLERARQLNLPLQLRDYQAGQPAQPQRAGTLTVLPVATAHAVVAGELNVGNSAYVVETLARACDGCLNGEFAALITGPVNKGVINDAGVPFIGHTEFFADRSGCDRVVMMLATEELRVALATTHLPLLAVPGAITRQSLFEVIRILDHDLKTKFGIAQPQIYVCGLNPHAGEGGHMGREEIDTIIPALDALREEGIVLIGPLPADTLFQPKYLQHADAVLAMYHDQGLPVLKYQGFGRAVNITLGLPFIRTSVDHGTALELAGTGTADAGSFKTALNLAIKMIINCNE; via the coding sequence ATGCACAACAATAATCGCATAGTCATCACCCCCGGCGAACCCGCCGGGGTTGGGCCGGATTTAGTGGCAGCGCTGGCGCAACAGGATTGGCCTGTTGAGCTGGTGGTGTGCGCGGATCCGGCCTTGTTGCTTGAGCGCGCCCGGCAGTTGAACCTGCCGTTGCAGCTTCGCGACTATCAGGCGGGCCAACCCGCCCAGCCGCAGCGCGCAGGGACCCTGACGGTGCTGCCGGTCGCTACCGCTCATGCGGTGGTGGCGGGCGAGCTGAACGTGGGCAACAGCGCCTACGTGGTGGAAACCCTGGCACGCGCCTGCGACGGTTGCCTGAACGGTGAGTTCGCCGCGCTGATCACCGGCCCGGTGAACAAAGGCGTGATCAACGACGCCGGCGTGCCCTTTATCGGCCATACCGAATTCTTTGCCGATCGCAGCGGTTGCGATCGCGTAGTGATGATGCTGGCAACCGAAGAACTGCGCGTGGCGCTGGCGACCACTCACCTGCCGTTGTTGGCGGTGCCTGGCGCCATCACTCGTCAAAGCCTGTTCGAAGTCATTCGCATCCTCGACCACGATTTGAAAACCAAATTTGGCATCGCCCAGCCGCAGATTTATGTCTGCGGATTGAACCCGCACGCGGGGGAAGGCGGCCATATGGGGCGCGAAGAGATCGATACCATCATCCCGGCGCTCGATGCGTTGCGCGAGGAAGGCATCGTTCTTATCGGCCCGCTGCCGGCGGACACCCTGTTCCAGCCCAAGTATCTGCAACATGCCGATGCGGTGCTGGCGATGTATCACGATCAGGGTCTGCCGGTGCTAAAATACCAAGGGTTCGGCCGGGCGGTAAATATCACCCTCGGTTTGCCTTTTATTCGTACCTCGGTCGACCACGGTACCGCTCTGGAACTGGCCGGCACCGGCACCGCCGATGCGGGCAGTTTCAAAACGGCCTTGAATCTCGCCATTAAAATGATAATTAATTGTAATGAATAA